Proteins encoded together in one Ictidomys tridecemlineatus isolate mIctTri1 chromosome 3, mIctTri1.hap1, whole genome shotgun sequence window:
- the LOC144376401 gene encoding palmitoyltransferase ZDHHC19-like isoform X2: MSDPGILHRGSLEDPNIQYIARVNNKAFRLQWCSKCSFHRPPRTHHCPFCNICVEDFDHHCLWVNNCIGQRNFRVFVLLLVTLSLYLVVLLASCVLFLIRTRHMPLSLDSAMAIAVAVTALVLLLPVIMLLVVQAVSVSKGRSLRKNNPFDLGCANNWYLTICMPVGPKYMSAAIWMQRKEGTEWDPEQGNPVHTQFSPQHSRQHHPTEFPGPTSPTHGQGPPGSGEAAALQEISISPMPQQEAHREGLASHP; encoded by the exons ATGTCAGACCCAGGCATTTTACACAGAG GCTCCTTAGAGGACCCCAACATTCAATACATAGCACGAGTGAACAACAAGGCCTTCCGCCTGCAGTGGTGCTCGAAGTGTTCTTTCCATCGTCCACCccggacccaccactgtcccttcTGTAATATCTGTGTGGAG GACTTTGACCACCACTGCCTGTGGGTAAACAATTGTATAGGCCAAAGAAATTTCCGCGTATTCGTGCTGCTGCTGGTGACCCTGAGTCTTTATCTGGTTGTTCTTCTGGCTTCCTGTGTGCTTTTCCTCATTCGTACAAGACACATGCCCTTGTCGCTGGACTCAGCCATGGC CATCGCAGTAGCTGTAACGGCCTTGGTACTCCTGCTGCCTGTCATTATGCTCCTGGTGGTCCAGGCTGTGTCGGTGAGCAAG GGCAGATCACTCCGGAAAAACAACCCCTTCGACCTGGGCTGTGCCAACAACTGGTACTTGACCATTTGTATGCCAGTGGGACCCAA GTACATGTCTGCAGCTATTTGGATGCAGCGGAAGGAAGGCACGGAGTGGGACCCTGAACAAGGGAACCCAGTGCACACACAGTTCTCGCCACAACATTCCCGTCAACACCATCCCACAGAGTTCCCTGGGCCCACATCTCCAACACATGGGCAGGGCCCCCCAGGGAGTGGCGAGGCTGCAGCTTTACAGGAG ATTTCCATCAGCCCGATGCCGCAGCAGGAAGCCCACAGAGAAGGCTTGGCCTCCCATCCATGA
- the LOC144376401 gene encoding palmitoyltransferase ZDHHC19-like isoform X3 — translation MGLPQAVEWWKGLLPLPKSLPLPGSLEDPNIQYIARVNNKAFRLQWCSKCSFHRPPRTHHCPFCNICVEDFDHHCLWVNNCIGQRNFRVFVLLLVTLSLYLVVLLASCVLFLIRTRHMPLSLDSAMAIAVAVTALVLLLPVIMLLVVQAVSVSKGRSLRKNNPFDLGCANNWYLTICMPVGPKYMSAAIWMQRKEGTEWDPEQGNPVHTQFSPQHSRQHHPTEFPGPTSPTHGQGPPGSGEAAALQEKERN, via the exons ATGGGGCTGCCCCAAGCAGTAGAGTGGTGGAAGGGCCTCCTGCCACTGCCCAAATCTCTTCCCCTGCCAGGCTCCTTAGAGGACCCCAACATTCAATACATAGCACGAGTGAACAACAAGGCCTTCCGCCTGCAGTGGTGCTCGAAGTGTTCTTTCCATCGTCCACCccggacccaccactgtcccttcTGTAATATCTGTGTGGAG GACTTTGACCACCACTGCCTGTGGGTAAACAATTGTATAGGCCAAAGAAATTTCCGCGTATTCGTGCTGCTGCTGGTGACCCTGAGTCTTTATCTGGTTGTTCTTCTGGCTTCCTGTGTGCTTTTCCTCATTCGTACAAGACACATGCCCTTGTCGCTGGACTCAGCCATGGC CATCGCAGTAGCTGTAACGGCCTTGGTACTCCTGCTGCCTGTCATTATGCTCCTGGTGGTCCAGGCTGTGTCGGTGAGCAAG GGCAGATCACTCCGGAAAAACAACCCCTTCGACCTGGGCTGTGCCAACAACTGGTACTTGACCATTTGTATGCCAGTGGGACCCAA GTACATGTCTGCAGCTATTTGGATGCAGCGGAAGGAAGGCACGGAGTGGGACCCTGAACAAGGGAACCCAGTGCACACACAGTTCTCGCCACAACATTCCCGTCAACACCATCCCACAGAGTTCCCTGGGCCCACATCTCCAACACATGGGCAGGGCCCCCCAGGGAGTGGCGAGGCTGCAGCTTTACAGGAG aaagaaagaaactag
- the LOC144376401 gene encoding palmitoyltransferase ZDHHC19-like isoform X4 gives MGLPQAVEWWKGLLPLPKSLPLPGSLEDPNIQYIARVNNKAFRLQWCSKCSFHRPPRTHHCPFCNICVEDFDHHCLWVNNCIGQRNFRVFVLLLVTLSLYLVVLLASCVLFLIRTRHMPLSLDSAMAIAVAVTALVLLLPVIMLLVVQAVSVSKGRSLRKNNPFDLGCANNWYLTICMPVGPKYMSAAIWMQRKEGTEWDPEQGNPVHTQFSPQHSRQHHPTEFPGPTSPTHGQGPPGSGEAAALQEH, from the exons ATGGGGCTGCCCCAAGCAGTAGAGTGGTGGAAGGGCCTCCTGCCACTGCCCAAATCTCTTCCCCTGCCAGGCTCCTTAGAGGACCCCAACATTCAATACATAGCACGAGTGAACAACAAGGCCTTCCGCCTGCAGTGGTGCTCGAAGTGTTCTTTCCATCGTCCACCccggacccaccactgtcccttcTGTAATATCTGTGTGGAG GACTTTGACCACCACTGCCTGTGGGTAAACAATTGTATAGGCCAAAGAAATTTCCGCGTATTCGTGCTGCTGCTGGTGACCCTGAGTCTTTATCTGGTTGTTCTTCTGGCTTCCTGTGTGCTTTTCCTCATTCGTACAAGACACATGCCCTTGTCGCTGGACTCAGCCATGGC CATCGCAGTAGCTGTAACGGCCTTGGTACTCCTGCTGCCTGTCATTATGCTCCTGGTGGTCCAGGCTGTGTCGGTGAGCAAG GGCAGATCACTCCGGAAAAACAACCCCTTCGACCTGGGCTGTGCCAACAACTGGTACTTGACCATTTGTATGCCAGTGGGACCCAA GTACATGTCTGCAGCTATTTGGATGCAGCGGAAGGAAGGCACGGAGTGGGACCCTGAACAAGGGAACCCAGTGCACACACAGTTCTCGCCACAACATTCCCGTCAACACCATCCCACAGAGTTCCCTGGGCCCACATCTCCAACACATGGGCAGGGCCCCCCAGGGAGTGGCGAGGCTGCAGCTTTACAGGAG cattga
- the LOC144376401 gene encoding palmitoyltransferase ZDHHC19-like isoform X1, whose amino-acid sequence MGLPQAVEWWKGLLPLPKSLPLPGSLEDPNIQYIARVNNKAFRLQWCSKCSFHRPPRTHHCPFCNICVEDFDHHCLWVNNCIGQRNFRVFVLLLVTLSLYLVVLLASCVLFLIRTRHMPLSLDSAMAIAVAVTALVLLLPVIMLLVVQAVSVSKGRSLRKNNPFDLGCANNWYLTICMPVGPKYMSAAIWMQRKEGTEWDPEQGNPVHTQFSPQHSRQHHPTEFPGPTSPTHGQGPPGSGEAAALQEISISPMPQQEAHREGLASHP is encoded by the exons ATGGGGCTGCCCCAAGCAGTAGAGTGGTGGAAGGGCCTCCTGCCACTGCCCAAATCTCTTCCCCTGCCAGGCTCCTTAGAGGACCCCAACATTCAATACATAGCACGAGTGAACAACAAGGCCTTCCGCCTGCAGTGGTGCTCGAAGTGTTCTTTCCATCGTCCACCccggacccaccactgtcccttcTGTAATATCTGTGTGGAG GACTTTGACCACCACTGCCTGTGGGTAAACAATTGTATAGGCCAAAGAAATTTCCGCGTATTCGTGCTGCTGCTGGTGACCCTGAGTCTTTATCTGGTTGTTCTTCTGGCTTCCTGTGTGCTTTTCCTCATTCGTACAAGACACATGCCCTTGTCGCTGGACTCAGCCATGGC CATCGCAGTAGCTGTAACGGCCTTGGTACTCCTGCTGCCTGTCATTATGCTCCTGGTGGTCCAGGCTGTGTCGGTGAGCAAG GGCAGATCACTCCGGAAAAACAACCCCTTCGACCTGGGCTGTGCCAACAACTGGTACTTGACCATTTGTATGCCAGTGGGACCCAA GTACATGTCTGCAGCTATTTGGATGCAGCGGAAGGAAGGCACGGAGTGGGACCCTGAACAAGGGAACCCAGTGCACACACAGTTCTCGCCACAACATTCCCGTCAACACCATCCCACAGAGTTCCCTGGGCCCACATCTCCAACACATGGGCAGGGCCCCCCAGGGAGTGGCGAGGCTGCAGCTTTACAGGAG ATTTCCATCAGCCCGATGCCGCAGCAGGAAGCCCACAGAGAAGGCTTGGCCTCCCATCCATGA